One part of the Ornithodoros turicata isolate Travis chromosome 2, ASM3712646v1, whole genome shotgun sequence genome encodes these proteins:
- the LOC135385076 gene encoding cell adhesion molecule Dscam1-like: MRTHVGLCVRIVVVIALVVFGSSRAAPQQLGPRFTNSFPSKAKFSNSTGYSVHCGATGQPTPTLTWLLPGDRVASAADGLRIVLPNGTLYFPPFSAAQFRQDIHSTTYRCRASNLFGTVLSTHVKLRGTVQQYYEVLVYDEFTIAGNTVVLRCHVPSFVKDDVTVVAWEQKLNGKINVLNNGKDFTGYLMGVTDCPKS, from the exons GATCCAGCAGAGCAGCGCCTCAGCAGCTAGGACCACGTTTCACGAATTCCTTTCCGTCCAAAGCCAAGTTCTCAAATTCTACGGGTTACTCTGTCCATTGTGGCGCGACGGGTCAACCGACACCCACGCTAACTTGGTTACTGCCGGGCGACAGAGTGGCCTCCGCGGCGGACGGGCTGCGGATAGTGTTACCCAATGGCACACTTTATTTCCCGCCCTTCTCGGCCGCCCAGTTCCGTCAGGATATTCACAGCACTACGTACCGGTGTAGGGCTTCCAATCTCTTCGGCACCGTCCTCAGCACGCACGTTAAACTGAGAGGAA CTGTACAGCAGTACTACGAGGTACTAGTGTACGACGAGTTCACAATAGCCGGAAACACAGTGGTGCTCAGGTGTCACGTGCCATCGTTCGTCAAGGACGACGTCACTGTCGTCGCTTGGGAGCAGAAGCTCAACGGCAAGATCAACGTCCTCAACAACGGTAAGGATTTTACTGGTTACTTAATGGGCGTCACTGATTGTCCTAAGAGTTAA